In Oncorhynchus kisutch isolate 150728-3 linkage group LG5, Okis_V2, whole genome shotgun sequence, a genomic segment contains:
- the LOC109890247 gene encoding protein SYS1 homolog — MGSHFRSYIWDPVLILSQILLMQCIYYSFLGLWLAVVDSLVQTNRSLDQIFSYEVLGFATMQGRLSMMAFILNSLTCALGLLFFIRRGKQCLDFTITVHFFHMIGCWLYNAHLPAALSWWLVNVACMALMAVIGEYLCMRTELRAIPVNSGPKSNL, encoded by the exons ATGGGCAGTCATTTCCGCAGTTACATCTGGGACCCGGTCCTCATTTTGTCTCAGATTTTGTTGATGCAATGCATCTACTACAGCTTCCTGGGTTTGTGGCTGGCTGTTGTGGACAGTCTTGTACAAACCAACAGATCACTGGACCAGATCTTCAGTTATGAG GTTCTTGGATTTGCAACAATGCAGGGCAGACTCTCAATGATGGCGTTCATCTTGAACTCACTTACCTG TGCCCTGGGCCTGTTGTTCTTTATCCGCCGAGGGAAGCAGTGTCTGGACTTCACTATCACCGTGCACTTCTTCCACATGATAGGCTGTTGGCTCTACAATGCCCACCTCCCGGCGGCCCTGTCCTGGTGGCTGGTCAACGTGGCCTGCATGGCTCTGATGGCCGTGATTGGAGAGTACCTATGCATGCGGACTGAGCTCAGGGCCATCCCAGTCAACAGTGGACCTAAGTCTAACCTTTGA
- the LOC109891228 gene encoding neuritin-like isoform X2: MGMGFTSAKILIFCACITLVSLAVARVSAADVKCENIYRDFSDCVLELGESMDNYQENVTSEMGVEAVCSHWEAFHTCALTALSGCQKEVGSIWETLREDSRKIRFQGSLFDLCSPSSAPSLRSPLPLLFLGLLILGGPIWPPT, translated from the exons ATGGGAATGGGATTTACGTCAGCGAAGATTCTAATATTTTGTGCATGTATTACATTAG tGTCCCTGGCTGTGGCAAGAGTCTCAGCGGCAGATGTGAAGTGTGAGAATATTTACAGGGACTTCTCTGACTGTGTTCTGGAGCTGGGGGAGAGCATGGATAACTACCAGGAGAATGTGACCAGCGAGATGGGAGTGGAAGCTGTGTGTAg CCACTGGGAGGCGTTCCACACGTGTGCCCTGACGGCACTGTCCGGGTGTCAGAAGGAGGTGGGCTCCATCTGGGAGACGCTAAGAGAAGACTCCAGGAAGATCCGCTTCCAGGGCAGCCTCTTCGACCTGTGCAGCCCTAGCTCGGCCCCAAGCCTGCGCTCGCCTCTACCCCTGCTGTTCCTGGGCTTGCTGATCCTGGGGGGGCCCATCTGGCCCCCCACATAG
- the LOC109891228 gene encoding neuritin-like isoform X1, which produces MSDFVGSHRWREAPSAGFDMGMGFTSAKILIFCACITLVSLAVARVSAADVKCENIYRDFSDCVLELGESMDNYQENVTSEMGVEAVCSHWEAFHTCALTALSGCQKEVGSIWETLREDSRKIRFQGSLFDLCSPSSAPSLRSPLPLLFLGLLILGGPIWPPT; this is translated from the exons ATGAGCGACTTTGTTGGATCCCACAGATGGCGAGAGGCACCCTCCGCTGGGTTTGATATGGGAATGGGATTTACGTCAGCGAAGATTCTAATATTTTGTGCATGTATTACATTAG tGTCCCTGGCTGTGGCAAGAGTCTCAGCGGCAGATGTGAAGTGTGAGAATATTTACAGGGACTTCTCTGACTGTGTTCTGGAGCTGGGGGAGAGCATGGATAACTACCAGGAGAATGTGACCAGCGAGATGGGAGTGGAAGCTGTGTGTAg CCACTGGGAGGCGTTCCACACGTGTGCCCTGACGGCACTGTCCGGGTGTCAGAAGGAGGTGGGCTCCATCTGGGAGACGCTAAGAGAAGACTCCAGGAAGATCCGCTTCCAGGGCAGCCTCTTCGACCTGTGCAGCCCTAGCTCGGCCCCAAGCCTGCGCTCGCCTCTACCCCTGCTGTTCCTGGGCTTGCTGATCCTGGGGGGGCCCATCTGGCCCCCCACATAG
- the LOC109891229 gene encoding translocon-associated protein subunit alpha has translation MFNFGSKILVLFLVAFPCGLISFGQVSADSESAEDIFPDSTVDEEEEEEEDEVLVEEDQVPGSETEDDIDEDAAVGDVTSHPDADTTIVFVTGEEFPANEIVKFLVGFTNKGSQDFTVHSLEASFRYPQDFQFYIQNFTALPLSTVVQPQKQASFEYSFIPAQPMAGRPFGLVILLNYQDSEGNGFQTAIYNQTVTIVELEEGLDGETIFMYIFLTGLVVLAVFGMYQVLESRTRKRFPVKVETGTGGMNGVDISWIPQETLNIMSKASASPKASPRKRTKRAVGVDQ, from the exons GCCAAGTATCTGCAGACTCTGAGTCTGCGGAGGACATTTTTCCGGATTCAACAgtcgatgaggaggaggaggaggaagaggatgaggtgCTGGTGGAAGAAGATCAGGTCCCAGGCTCA GAAACAGAAGATGACATAGATGAAGATGCTGCAGTTGGAGATGTAACCTCTCACcctgatgctgacaccaccattgTCTTTGTGACTGGGGAAG AGTTCCCAGCCAATGAGATTGTGAAGTTCCTGGTGGGTTTCACCAACAAGGGAAGCCAGGATTTCACTGTCCATTCCCTGGAGGCCTCCTTCCGTTACCCTCAGGACTTCCAGTTCTACATCCAGAAC TTCACAGCCTTGCCCCTGAGCACTGTGGTCCAGCCCCAGAAGCAGGCCTCCTTTGAGTACTCCTTCATCCCTGCTCAGCCTATGGCTGGTCGTCCCTTCGGCCTGGTTATCCTACTCAACTACCAGGACAGTGAG GGCAACGGTTTCCAGACGGCCATTTACAACCAGACCGTCACTATCGTTGAGCTGGAGGAGGGACTGGATGGAGAGAC AATATTCATGTATATCTTCCTGACTGGATTGGTTGTCTTGGCGGTCTTTGGAATGTACCAGGTGCTGGAGTCTAGGACG AGGAAGAGGTTCCCTGTGAAGGTGGAGACGGGCACTGGTGGGATGAACGGTGTGGACATAAGCTGGATTCCCCAAGAGACCCTCAACATCATGA GCAAGGCATCGGCATCCCCTAAAGCCTCCCCAAGGAAACGCACCAAGAGAGCGGTGGGAGTAGATCAGTAA